A region of Esox lucius isolate fEsoLuc1 chromosome 3, fEsoLuc1.pri, whole genome shotgun sequence DNA encodes the following proteins:
- the LOC105013099 gene encoding uncharacterized protein LOC105013099 isoform X1, with the protein MESGVMGEIEELLSEQVRRYQHLYDPSSKLYKNSGVTNNSWKEIGEILGEEPTTCQKRWKLMRDKYVRIKKKLSSRSGDSGGNKVPPYYRKLSWLSGYIKHRETDSNFVEDTNGHSPLCLVQNLTSPINKDEATMESGGMAQIEELLTKQVRRYRHLYDPSSKLYKNSEVTNNSWKEIGEILGEEPTTCQKRWKLMRDKYVRIKKKLNSRSGDSGGNKVPPYYRKLSWLSGYIKHRETDSNFVEDTNEHSPPCLEANLTSSINKDEATIESGGMAQIEELLSKQVRRYRHLYDPSSDLYKNSVVTHVSWKEIGEILGEEPATCQKRWKLMRDKYVRIKKKLSSRRADSGGNKVPPYYRKLSWLSGYIKHRETDSNLDTNEAQTLVNEDSTKDFCRQKMDDIGSGRQKIHLEELQPPQILLDLPQTLYGFNMAKNKQSLVYHLIEEVQKHPNLYDSRHGLYKSQPVMDNTWREIAEKLETDPATCKKTWRTLRDNYVKSKKIMKGCSRDPGDKHTPVILKLLSWLDQHVKHRSKEILVSAENEVETSVNEKSNKAFYHQKMDETCRQKMHLKESQQQQQQQQQQLLRTQPTSSLTEVSMKDGDKTEGVGSNEVLIKGSCSADVSGLLVSPSVPQTSQETVEHTHTPCYGLPTSATVQYRERVSCKTALVQPVEGFHKPCYSDNGLGKSPIASSYPEKAGPRLPLSSLHLLVPPLRLMSAFVWHVAQQCDVMHYGKLEEFVNTVSEMVPGLLTSRQRSQLILGLRARVVLEMFRCENPPDPQTIQNHLDGIRMYKEMVHSRSNSQQCGNELETAESYFVELVQTLLENASEREHFFKEVYPVHYGTQYDTALQTLMWTFLSRLEETLPVPNFHQAASYLHSAPSDRDDFWMSHPDAEQLKTLLQLQTQLGRLSKDTVVVSNNCLEDIIFSTLSLPQTHLLKSSQDECGELEVSPEGSTGSGVKENHEQVLLSSEVENQDKSGRDDCVNNLEDDPDSSGGVETGGCLSPQHVRKKTHICQQCGKIYCNSQVLKIHLRVHSGERPYSCSVCEKTFAQKSILARHLKMHKGDKSYLCSVCGKAFLISGELQMHMLYHTGRRPHICIYCGKTFRTSGSVKSHERWHTGERPYACSLCPMRFTSGTGLQRHKFVHNEKKPFSCFRCGKGFTQKSNMRTHLKTHQK; encoded by the exons ATGGAGTCTGGAGTCATGGGTGAAATCGAGGAACTTTTGTCCGAACAAGTTCGCCGTTACCAACATTTGTACGACCCTTCATCGAAGCTGTATAAGAACAGTGGGGTTACAAACAATTCCTGGAAAGAGATAGGAGAAATTCTGGGCGAAGAGCCAACAACTTGCCAGAAGAGGTGGAAGCTGATGAGGGACAAATATGTGAGAATAAAGAAGAAATTGAGTAGTAGAAGTGGCGATTCAGGAGGGAATAAAGTACCTCCATATTACAGAAAGCTTTCTTGGCTGTCCGGGTACATAAAACACCGTGAAACCGACTCCAACTTTGTCGAGGACACAAATGGG CACTCACCTCTCTGTCTGGTACAAAATTTGACTTCCCCTATCAACAAAGACGAGGCAACAATGGAGTCTGGAGGCATGGCTCAAATCGAGGAACTTTTGACCAAACAAGTTCGCCGTTACCGGCATTTGTACGACCCATCGTCGAAGTTGTATAAGAACAGTGAGGTTACAAACAATTCCTGGAAAGAGATAGGTGAAATTCTGGGCGAAGAGCCAACAACTTGCCAGAAGAGGTGGAAGCTGATGAGGGACAAATATGTGAGAATAAAGAAGAAATTGAACAGTAGAAGTGGCGATTCAGGAGGGAATAAAGTACCTCCATATTATAGAAAGCTTTCTTGGCTGTCCGGATACATAAAACACCGTGAAACTGACTCCAATTTTGTTGAGGACACAAATGAG CACTCCCCACCCTGTCTGGAAGCAAATTTGACTTCCTCAATCAACAAAGACGAGGCTACAATTGAGTCTGGAGGCATGGCTCAAATCGAGGAACTTTTGTCCAAACAAGTTCGCCGTTACCGGCATTTGTACGACCCTTCGTCGGATTTGTATAAGAACAGTGTGGTTACTCACGTTTCCTGGAAAGAGATAGGAGAAATTCTGGGCGAAGAGCCAGCAACTTGCCAGAAGAGGTGGAAGCTGATGAGGGACAAATATGTGAGAATAAAGAAGAAATTGAGCAGTAGACGCGCCGATTCAGGAGGGAATAAAGTACCTCCGTATTATAGAAAGCTTTCTTGGCTGTCCGGATACATAAAACACCGTGAAACCGACTCCAATTTGGACACAAATGAG gCACAAACATTGGTCAATGAGGACAGCACCAAGGACTTTTGCAGACAAAAGATGGATGATATTGGTTCAGGCAGGCAGAAAATTCACCTGGAAGAATTGCAACCACCGCAAATTCTTCTTGATTTACCTCAAACTTTGTATGGATTCAACATGGCAAAGAACAAACAAAGTTTGGTATATCACTTGATAGAGGAGGTACAGAAACACCCGAACCTCTACGATTCAAGACATGGATTGTATAAAAGCCAGCCTGTGATGGACAATACATGGAGGGAGATTGCGGAGAAGCTGGAGACAGACCCGGCAACTTGTAAAAAAACATGGAGGACTCTTCGTGACAACTATGTAAAGTCCAAGAAAATAATGAAAGGCTGTAGCAGAGATCCTGGTGACAAACACACTCCAGTCATTTTGAAATTGCTTTCCTGGCTTGATCAGCATGTGAAGCATAGAAGCAAAGAAATCTTGGTATCTGCAGAGAATGAG GTGGAAACTTCAGTCAATGAGAAAAGCAACAAGGCATTTTACCACCAAAAGATGGATGAGACATGCCGCCAGAAGATGCACCTGAAAGAGTcccaacagcaacaacaacaacaacaacagcagctgcTAAGAACACAACCAACTTCCAGTCTCACAGAGGTTTCAATGAAAGACGGAGATAAAACTGAGGGAGTGGGCAGTAATGAAGTGTTGATCAAAGGATCTTGTAGTGCAGATGTGTCTGGTCTCTTGGTTTCCCCATCTGTACCGCAAACCTCTCAGGAGACcgtagaacacacacatacaccatgtTATGGTCTCCCTACCAGTGCCACAGTCCAATATAGAGAGAGGGTAAGCTGCAAAACAGCCTTAGTGCAGCCAGTAGAAGGCTTTCATAAGCCATGTTACAGTGACAATGGTTTAGGTAAGAGTCCTATTGCATCTTCTTATCCAGAGAAAGCAGGTCCACGTCTGCCATTGTCCTCTCTCCACCTTCTAGTTCCACCGCTTCGCCTGATGTCTGCCTTTGTGTGGCATGTGGCTCAGCAATGTGATGTAATGCATTATGGGAAGCTGGAAGAGTTTGTCAACACAGTGTCAGAGATGGTTCCAGGACTGCTAACTTCCAGGCAGAGGTCTCAACTTATTCTGGGACTGAGGGCCAGAGTGGTTTTAGAGATGTTTCGCTGTGAAAACCCACCAGACCCTCAGACCATCCAGAATCACCTGGATGGAATAAGAATGTATAAAGAAATGGTGCACTCCAGGTCCAATAGTCAACAATGTGGGAATGAGTTGGAGACTGCAGAGTCTTACTTTGTGGAACTGGTTCAAACACTTCTGGAAAACGCTTCTGAGAGGGAACACTTCTTCAAA GAGGTGTACCCAGTCCACTACGGCACTCAGTATGACACAGCACTGCAGACACTGATGTGGACATTTCTCTCTAGACTGGAGGAGACGCTCCCTGTACCAAATTTCCATCAGGCAGCCTCCTATCTCCACAGTGCCCCTTCCGATCGGGATGACTTCTGGATGTCCCATCCTGACGCTGAGCAGCTGAAAACCCTGCTACAGCTTCAAACACAACTGGGGCGTTTAAGCAAAGATACAGTGGTTGTCTCCAACAACTGCTTAGAAGACATTATCTTTTCCACATTGTCATTACCTCAAACCCACCTTCTGAAGTCCAGTCAAGATGAATGTGGAGAACTGGAAGTGAGCCCAGAGGGGAGTACAGGCAGTGGTGTTAAGGAGAACCATGAGCAGGTGCTGTTGAGTAGTGAGGTGGAAAACCAAGACAAAAGTGGCAGGGATGATTGTGTAAATAACTTGGAAGATGACCCAGACAGCAGTGGAGGAGTTGAGACAGGAGGATGTCTCTCACCTCAACACGTGAGGAAAAAGACTCATATATGTCAACAGTGTGGCAAAATTTACTGTAATTCACAAGTCTTAAAAATTCACCTCAGAGTCCACAGTGGGGAGAGACCTTACAGCTGCTCGGTCTGTGAGAAGACGTTTGCTCAGAAAAGTATTTTGGCTCGCCACCTTAAGATGCACAAAGGGGATAAGTCTTACCTGTGTAGTGTATGTGGGAAGGCTTTCCTAATATCCGGGGAACTGCAAATGCACATGCTTTATCACACGGGGCGAAGACCACACATATGTATATACTGTGGAAAGACATTTAGAACGTCGGGGTCGGTCAAGTCCCATGAACGGTGGCACACAGGTGAGCGCCCGTATGCCTGCTCTCTGTGCCCAATGCGGTTCACTTCCGGAACTGGCCTTCAAAGACACAAATTTGTTCATAACGAAAAGAAACCGTTCAGTTGTTTCAGATGCGGTAAGGGGTTTACTCAAAAGTCAAATATGAGGACGCATTTGAAAACTCATCAGAAATAA
- the LOC105013099 gene encoding uncharacterized protein LOC105013099 isoform X2, with translation MESGVMGEIEELLSEQVRRYQHLYDPSSKLYKNSGVTNNSWKEIGEILGEEPTTCQKRWKLMRDKYVRIKKKLSSRSGDSGGNKVPPYYRKLSWLSGYIKHRETDSNFVEDTNGHSPPCLEANLTSSINKDEATIESGGMAQIEELLSKQVRRYRHLYDPSSDLYKNSVVTHVSWKEIGEILGEEPATCQKRWKLMRDKYVRIKKKLSSRRADSGGNKVPPYYRKLSWLSGYIKHRETDSNLDTNEAQTLVNEDSTKDFCRQKMDDIGSGRQKIHLEELQPPQILLDLPQTLYGFNMAKNKQSLVYHLIEEVQKHPNLYDSRHGLYKSQPVMDNTWREIAEKLETDPATCKKTWRTLRDNYVKSKKIMKGCSRDPGDKHTPVILKLLSWLDQHVKHRSKEILVSAENEVETSVNEKSNKAFYHQKMDETCRQKMHLKESQQQQQQQQQQLLRTQPTSSLTEVSMKDGDKTEGVGSNEVLIKGSCSADVSGLLVSPSVPQTSQETVEHTHTPCYGLPTSATVQYRERVSCKTALVQPVEGFHKPCYSDNGLGKSPIASSYPEKAGPRLPLSSLHLLVPPLRLMSAFVWHVAQQCDVMHYGKLEEFVNTVSEMVPGLLTSRQRSQLILGLRARVVLEMFRCENPPDPQTIQNHLDGIRMYKEMVHSRSNSQQCGNELETAESYFVELVQTLLENASEREHFFKEVYPVHYGTQYDTALQTLMWTFLSRLEETLPVPNFHQAASYLHSAPSDRDDFWMSHPDAEQLKTLLQLQTQLGRLSKDTVVVSNNCLEDIIFSTLSLPQTHLLKSSQDECGELEVSPEGSTGSGVKENHEQVLLSSEVENQDKSGRDDCVNNLEDDPDSSGGVETGGCLSPQHVRKKTHICQQCGKIYCNSQVLKIHLRVHSGERPYSCSVCEKTFAQKSILARHLKMHKGDKSYLCSVCGKAFLISGELQMHMLYHTGRRPHICIYCGKTFRTSGSVKSHERWHTGERPYACSLCPMRFTSGTGLQRHKFVHNEKKPFSCFRCGKGFTQKSNMRTHLKTHQK, from the exons ATGGAGTCTGGAGTCATGGGTGAAATCGAGGAACTTTTGTCCGAACAAGTTCGCCGTTACCAACATTTGTACGACCCTTCATCGAAGCTGTATAAGAACAGTGGGGTTACAAACAATTCCTGGAAAGAGATAGGAGAAATTCTGGGCGAAGAGCCAACAACTTGCCAGAAGAGGTGGAAGCTGATGAGGGACAAATATGTGAGAATAAAGAAGAAATTGAGTAGTAGAAGTGGCGATTCAGGAGGGAATAAAGTACCTCCATATTACAGAAAGCTTTCTTGGCTGTCCGGGTACATAAAACACCGTGAAACCGACTCCAACTTTGTCGAGGACACAAATGGG CACTCCCCACCCTGTCTGGAAGCAAATTTGACTTCCTCAATCAACAAAGACGAGGCTACAATTGAGTCTGGAGGCATGGCTCAAATCGAGGAACTTTTGTCCAAACAAGTTCGCCGTTACCGGCATTTGTACGACCCTTCGTCGGATTTGTATAAGAACAGTGTGGTTACTCACGTTTCCTGGAAAGAGATAGGAGAAATTCTGGGCGAAGAGCCAGCAACTTGCCAGAAGAGGTGGAAGCTGATGAGGGACAAATATGTGAGAATAAAGAAGAAATTGAGCAGTAGACGCGCCGATTCAGGAGGGAATAAAGTACCTCCGTATTATAGAAAGCTTTCTTGGCTGTCCGGATACATAAAACACCGTGAAACCGACTCCAATTTGGACACAAATGAG gCACAAACATTGGTCAATGAGGACAGCACCAAGGACTTTTGCAGACAAAAGATGGATGATATTGGTTCAGGCAGGCAGAAAATTCACCTGGAAGAATTGCAACCACCGCAAATTCTTCTTGATTTACCTCAAACTTTGTATGGATTCAACATGGCAAAGAACAAACAAAGTTTGGTATATCACTTGATAGAGGAGGTACAGAAACACCCGAACCTCTACGATTCAAGACATGGATTGTATAAAAGCCAGCCTGTGATGGACAATACATGGAGGGAGATTGCGGAGAAGCTGGAGACAGACCCGGCAACTTGTAAAAAAACATGGAGGACTCTTCGTGACAACTATGTAAAGTCCAAGAAAATAATGAAAGGCTGTAGCAGAGATCCTGGTGACAAACACACTCCAGTCATTTTGAAATTGCTTTCCTGGCTTGATCAGCATGTGAAGCATAGAAGCAAAGAAATCTTGGTATCTGCAGAGAATGAG GTGGAAACTTCAGTCAATGAGAAAAGCAACAAGGCATTTTACCACCAAAAGATGGATGAGACATGCCGCCAGAAGATGCACCTGAAAGAGTcccaacagcaacaacaacaacaacaacagcagctgcTAAGAACACAACCAACTTCCAGTCTCACAGAGGTTTCAATGAAAGACGGAGATAAAACTGAGGGAGTGGGCAGTAATGAAGTGTTGATCAAAGGATCTTGTAGTGCAGATGTGTCTGGTCTCTTGGTTTCCCCATCTGTACCGCAAACCTCTCAGGAGACcgtagaacacacacatacaccatgtTATGGTCTCCCTACCAGTGCCACAGTCCAATATAGAGAGAGGGTAAGCTGCAAAACAGCCTTAGTGCAGCCAGTAGAAGGCTTTCATAAGCCATGTTACAGTGACAATGGTTTAGGTAAGAGTCCTATTGCATCTTCTTATCCAGAGAAAGCAGGTCCACGTCTGCCATTGTCCTCTCTCCACCTTCTAGTTCCACCGCTTCGCCTGATGTCTGCCTTTGTGTGGCATGTGGCTCAGCAATGTGATGTAATGCATTATGGGAAGCTGGAAGAGTTTGTCAACACAGTGTCAGAGATGGTTCCAGGACTGCTAACTTCCAGGCAGAGGTCTCAACTTATTCTGGGACTGAGGGCCAGAGTGGTTTTAGAGATGTTTCGCTGTGAAAACCCACCAGACCCTCAGACCATCCAGAATCACCTGGATGGAATAAGAATGTATAAAGAAATGGTGCACTCCAGGTCCAATAGTCAACAATGTGGGAATGAGTTGGAGACTGCAGAGTCTTACTTTGTGGAACTGGTTCAAACACTTCTGGAAAACGCTTCTGAGAGGGAACACTTCTTCAAA GAGGTGTACCCAGTCCACTACGGCACTCAGTATGACACAGCACTGCAGACACTGATGTGGACATTTCTCTCTAGACTGGAGGAGACGCTCCCTGTACCAAATTTCCATCAGGCAGCCTCCTATCTCCACAGTGCCCCTTCCGATCGGGATGACTTCTGGATGTCCCATCCTGACGCTGAGCAGCTGAAAACCCTGCTACAGCTTCAAACACAACTGGGGCGTTTAAGCAAAGATACAGTGGTTGTCTCCAACAACTGCTTAGAAGACATTATCTTTTCCACATTGTCATTACCTCAAACCCACCTTCTGAAGTCCAGTCAAGATGAATGTGGAGAACTGGAAGTGAGCCCAGAGGGGAGTACAGGCAGTGGTGTTAAGGAGAACCATGAGCAGGTGCTGTTGAGTAGTGAGGTGGAAAACCAAGACAAAAGTGGCAGGGATGATTGTGTAAATAACTTGGAAGATGACCCAGACAGCAGTGGAGGAGTTGAGACAGGAGGATGTCTCTCACCTCAACACGTGAGGAAAAAGACTCATATATGTCAACAGTGTGGCAAAATTTACTGTAATTCACAAGTCTTAAAAATTCACCTCAGAGTCCACAGTGGGGAGAGACCTTACAGCTGCTCGGTCTGTGAGAAGACGTTTGCTCAGAAAAGTATTTTGGCTCGCCACCTTAAGATGCACAAAGGGGATAAGTCTTACCTGTGTAGTGTATGTGGGAAGGCTTTCCTAATATCCGGGGAACTGCAAATGCACATGCTTTATCACACGGGGCGAAGACCACACATATGTATATACTGTGGAAAGACATTTAGAACGTCGGGGTCGGTCAAGTCCCATGAACGGTGGCACACAGGTGAGCGCCCGTATGCCTGCTCTCTGTGCCCAATGCGGTTCACTTCCGGAACTGGCCTTCAAAGACACAAATTTGTTCATAACGAAAAGAAACCGTTCAGTTGTTTCAGATGCGGTAAGGGGTTTACTCAAAAGTCAAATATGAGGACGCATTTGAAAACTCATCAGAAATAA
- the LOC105020320 gene encoding glutamate decarboxylase 1 isoform X1, translated as MATSEPTAAGGDQDPNSANLRPSSTNYDAWMQGCTRKLGMKICGFLQKNNSLGEEGRLSGALSERQKNLFTCENSDRDVRFRRTETDFSNMFARDLLPAKNGEEATIQFLLELVDILTNYIRKTFDRSTKVLDFHHPHQLLEGMEGFNLELSDQPESLEQILVDCRDTLKYGVRTGHPRFFNQLSTGLDIIGLAGEWLTSTANTNMFTYEIAPVFVLMEQLTLKKMREMIGWPSGEGDGIFSPGGAISNMYSVMIARYKYFPDVKTKGMSAAPRLVLFTSEHSHYSIKKAGAALGFGSENVVLLSTDERGRVIPSDLEAKILDVKQKGYHPLFVNATAGSTVYGAFDPINEIADICEKYNMWLHVDGAWGGGLLMSRKHRHKFSGVERANSVTWNPHKMMGVPLQCSAILVREKGILSGCNSMCAGYLFQPDKQYDVSFDTGDKAIQCGRHVDIFKFWLMWKAKGTIGFEQHIDRCLDLSQYLYEKIRNREGYEMVFQGVPQHTNVCFWYIPPSLRGMDPNSQEYREKLHKVAPKIKALMMESGTTMVGYQPQGQKVNFFRMVISNPAALQSDIDFLIDEIERLGHGL; from the exons GTTTCCTGCAGAAGAACAACAGTCTTGGGGAGGAAGGCCGACTTTCTGGTGCACTTTCAGAACGCCAGAAGAACCTTTTCACCTGTGAAAACAGTGACCGGGATGTGCGCTTTCGCCGCACAGAAACGGATTTCTCCAACATGTTCGCGAGAG ACTTACTTCCGGCCAAAAATGGAGAGGAAGCTACTATTCAGTTCTTGTTGGAACTTGTGGACATCCTTACCAACTATATCAGGAAGACGTTTGACCGTTCCACCAAGGTCCTTGACTTCCACCATCCGCACCAGCTACTGGAGGGCATGGAGGGCTTCAACCTCGAGCTATCTGACCAGCCTGAGTCCCTTGAACAAATCCTCGTGGACTGCAGGGACACGCTCAAGTACGGCGTTCGGACAG GTCATCCACGCTTCTTCAACCAGCTATCTACTGGCCTGGACATCATTGGACTGGCTGGGGAATGGCTCACCTCAACAGCTAACACTAACAT GTTCACCTATGAGATCGCTCCAGTGTTTGTCCTGATGGAGCAACTGACCctaaaaaagatgagagagatgaTTGGCTGGCCCTCAGGAGAGGGCGATGGTATATTTTCACCAG GGGGAGCCATCTCAAACATGTACAGTGTGATGATCGCTCGCTACAAGTACTTCCCTGACGTCAAGACCAAGGGCATGTCTGCTGCTCCTCGCTTGGTGCTCTTCACATCCGAACAC AGCCACTACTCAATCAAGAAGGCCGGGGCAGCTCTGGGCTTTGGTTCAGAGAATGTGGTCTTGCTGAGCACAGATGAAAG AGGGAGAGTTATTCCTTCTGATCTAGAAGCTAAGATCCTTGATGTCAAGCAGAAg GGTTATCATCCACTGTTTGTCAACGCTACAGCTGGTTCCACAGTCTATGGAGCATTTGACCCCATCAATGAGATTGCTGATATCTGCGAGAAATACAACATGTGGCTGCACGTAGAT GGTGCCTGGGGAGGTGGTCTCCTGATGTCCAGGAAGCATCGCCATAAGTTCAGCGGTGTTGAAag GGCCAACTCAGTTACCTGGAACCCTCACAAGATGATGGGAGTGCCTCTGCAGTGTTCTGCCATCCTGGTCAGGGAGAAG GGTATCCTGTCTGGCTGTAACTCAATGTGTGCCGGGTACCTGTTCCAGCCTGATAAACAGTATGATGTCAGCTTTGACACCGGAGACAAAGCCATCCAGTGTGGGCGTCATGTGGACATCTTTAAGTTCTGGCTCATGTGGAAGGCTAAG GGCACCATAGGGTTTGAGCAGCACATTGACCGGTGTCTGGATCTGTCTCAGTACCTTTACGAGAAGatcagaaacagagagggatatGAGATGGTGTTCCAGGGAGTG cCCCAACACACCAATGTGTGCTTCTGGTACATCCCGCCCAGCTTGAGAGGCATGGATCCCAACAGTCAGGAGTACCGAGAGAAACTTCACAAG GTGGCTCCCAAGATCAAGGCCTTAATGATGGAGTCTGGTACGACCATGGTGGGCTACCAGCCTCAGGGTCAGAAGGTCAACTTCTTCCGCATGGTTATCTCCAATCCAGCGGCCCTCCAGTCTGACATCGACTTCCTCATCGATGAGATTGAAAGGTTGGGTCATGGCCTGTAG
- the LOC105020320 gene encoding glutamate decarboxylase 1 isoform X2, with translation MATSEPTAAGGDQDPNSANLRPSSTSFLQKNNSLGEEGRLSGALSERQKNLFTCENSDRDVRFRRTETDFSNMFARDLLPAKNGEEATIQFLLELVDILTNYIRKTFDRSTKVLDFHHPHQLLEGMEGFNLELSDQPESLEQILVDCRDTLKYGVRTGHPRFFNQLSTGLDIIGLAGEWLTSTANTNMFTYEIAPVFVLMEQLTLKKMREMIGWPSGEGDGIFSPGGAISNMYSVMIARYKYFPDVKTKGMSAAPRLVLFTSEHSHYSIKKAGAALGFGSENVVLLSTDERGRVIPSDLEAKILDVKQKGYHPLFVNATAGSTVYGAFDPINEIADICEKYNMWLHVDGAWGGGLLMSRKHRHKFSGVERANSVTWNPHKMMGVPLQCSAILVREKGILSGCNSMCAGYLFQPDKQYDVSFDTGDKAIQCGRHVDIFKFWLMWKAKGTIGFEQHIDRCLDLSQYLYEKIRNREGYEMVFQGVPQHTNVCFWYIPPSLRGMDPNSQEYREKLHKVAPKIKALMMESGTTMVGYQPQGQKVNFFRMVISNPAALQSDIDFLIDEIERLGHGL, from the exons GTTTCCTGCAGAAGAACAACAGTCTTGGGGAGGAAGGCCGACTTTCTGGTGCACTTTCAGAACGCCAGAAGAACCTTTTCACCTGTGAAAACAGTGACCGGGATGTGCGCTTTCGCCGCACAGAAACGGATTTCTCCAACATGTTCGCGAGAG ACTTACTTCCGGCCAAAAATGGAGAGGAAGCTACTATTCAGTTCTTGTTGGAACTTGTGGACATCCTTACCAACTATATCAGGAAGACGTTTGACCGTTCCACCAAGGTCCTTGACTTCCACCATCCGCACCAGCTACTGGAGGGCATGGAGGGCTTCAACCTCGAGCTATCTGACCAGCCTGAGTCCCTTGAACAAATCCTCGTGGACTGCAGGGACACGCTCAAGTACGGCGTTCGGACAG GTCATCCACGCTTCTTCAACCAGCTATCTACTGGCCTGGACATCATTGGACTGGCTGGGGAATGGCTCACCTCAACAGCTAACACTAACAT GTTCACCTATGAGATCGCTCCAGTGTTTGTCCTGATGGAGCAACTGACCctaaaaaagatgagagagatgaTTGGCTGGCCCTCAGGAGAGGGCGATGGTATATTTTCACCAG GGGGAGCCATCTCAAACATGTACAGTGTGATGATCGCTCGCTACAAGTACTTCCCTGACGTCAAGACCAAGGGCATGTCTGCTGCTCCTCGCTTGGTGCTCTTCACATCCGAACAC AGCCACTACTCAATCAAGAAGGCCGGGGCAGCTCTGGGCTTTGGTTCAGAGAATGTGGTCTTGCTGAGCACAGATGAAAG AGGGAGAGTTATTCCTTCTGATCTAGAAGCTAAGATCCTTGATGTCAAGCAGAAg GGTTATCATCCACTGTTTGTCAACGCTACAGCTGGTTCCACAGTCTATGGAGCATTTGACCCCATCAATGAGATTGCTGATATCTGCGAGAAATACAACATGTGGCTGCACGTAGAT GGTGCCTGGGGAGGTGGTCTCCTGATGTCCAGGAAGCATCGCCATAAGTTCAGCGGTGTTGAAag GGCCAACTCAGTTACCTGGAACCCTCACAAGATGATGGGAGTGCCTCTGCAGTGTTCTGCCATCCTGGTCAGGGAGAAG GGTATCCTGTCTGGCTGTAACTCAATGTGTGCCGGGTACCTGTTCCAGCCTGATAAACAGTATGATGTCAGCTTTGACACCGGAGACAAAGCCATCCAGTGTGGGCGTCATGTGGACATCTTTAAGTTCTGGCTCATGTGGAAGGCTAAG GGCACCATAGGGTTTGAGCAGCACATTGACCGGTGTCTGGATCTGTCTCAGTACCTTTACGAGAAGatcagaaacagagagggatatGAGATGGTGTTCCAGGGAGTG cCCCAACACACCAATGTGTGCTTCTGGTACATCCCGCCCAGCTTGAGAGGCATGGATCCCAACAGTCAGGAGTACCGAGAGAAACTTCACAAG GTGGCTCCCAAGATCAAGGCCTTAATGATGGAGTCTGGTACGACCATGGTGGGCTACCAGCCTCAGGGTCAGAAGGTCAACTTCTTCCGCATGGTTATCTCCAATCCAGCGGCCCTCCAGTCTGACATCGACTTCCTCATCGATGAGATTGAAAGGTTGGGTCATGGCCTGTAG